The following proteins are encoded in a genomic region of Paraburkholderia sp. BL23I1N1:
- the putA gene encoding trifunctional transcriptional regulator/proline dehydrogenase/L-glutamate gamma-semialdehyde dehydrogenase produces MASTTLGVKVDDLLRSRLKDAATRLERTPHWLIKQAIFAYLEKIEHGQLPPELSGHTGSADLADGATVDQEEDSASHPFLEFAQNVQPQSVLRAAITAAYRRPEPECVPFLLGQARLPSNLAGDVQAMAGKLVETLRTKSKGGGVEGLIHEFSLSSQEGVALMCLAEALLRIPDRATRDALIRDKISKGDWKSHVGQAPSLFVNAATWGLMITGKLVGTNSEASLSSALTRLIGKGGEPLIRKGVDMAMRLMGEQFVTGENISEALANSRKYEARGFRYSYDMLGEAATTEADAQRYYASYEQAIHAIGKAAGGRGIYEGPGISIKLSALHARYSRSQQERTMSELLPRVRALAILARRYDIGLNIDAEEADRLEISLDLLEALCFDPELAGWNGIGFVVQAYQKRCPFVIEYIIDLARRSRHRIMVRLVKGAYWDTEIKRAQVDGLEGYPVYTRKIYTDVSYVACAKKLLGAPDAVYPQFATHNAHTLSAIYHLAGNNYYPGQYEFQCLHGMGEPLYEEVTGRDKLNRPCRVYAPVGTHETLLAYLVRRLLENGANTSFVNRIADENVAIKDLIADPVDEASKIAPLGAPHAKIPLPRNLFGAERLNSMGLDLSNEHRLASLSSALLASAHHPWRAAPMLEDNEIAVGVARDVRNPADHRDLVGTVVEATSEHVSAALAHAVAAAPIWQATPVEARADCLARAADLLEAQMHTLMGLVVREAGKSLANAVAEIREAIDFLRYYSTQIRDEFSNDTHRPLGPVVCISPWNFPLAIFMGQVAAALAAGNTVLAKPAEQTPLIAAQAVRILREAGVPAGAVQLLPGDGETVGAALVADPRTRAVMFTGSTEVARLINKTLSNRLDPEGKPIPLIAETGGQNAMIVDSSALAEQVVADVLQSSFDSAGQRCSALRVLCLQEDVADRTLEMLTGAMRELAVGNPDRLSIDVGPVIDLDAKRGIDAHVAAMREKGRKVEQLPMPEGGAQGTFVPPTLIELDSIDELKREVFGPVLHVVRFRRSQLDKLLEQIRTTGYGLTLGIHTRIDETIAHVISRAHVGNIYVNRNVIGAVVGVQPFGGEGLSGTGPKAGGALYLQRLLATRPAGLPKSLAQSLIADVPQAGPNGDNRGDNPSAALTALRDWLISEQQPVLAARCDGYLSHVPAGATAVLSGPTGERNTYTLGARGTVLCIASTASGARVQFAAALATGNRALFEGAAGEQLVSQLPAALKSYASVKKSADASFDAVLFEGDSDELLALVKEVAKRPGPIVSVQGVAARALESGDEDYALERLLTERSVSVNTAAAGGNANLMTIG; encoded by the coding sequence ATGGCTAGCACCACCCTTGGCGTCAAGGTCGACGACCTCCTGCGTTCCCGGCTGAAAGATGCCGCCACTCGCCTCGAACGCACTCCGCACTGGCTGATCAAGCAGGCGATCTTCGCTTACCTCGAAAAAATCGAGCACGGCCAATTGCCGCCTGAATTGTCGGGCCACACTGGCTCGGCCGATCTGGCCGACGGCGCCACGGTGGATCAGGAGGAGGACAGTGCCTCGCATCCGTTCCTCGAGTTTGCGCAGAACGTGCAACCGCAATCGGTCTTGCGTGCGGCGATCACCGCTGCGTATCGCCGTCCCGAGCCGGAGTGCGTGCCGTTCCTGCTTGGCCAGGCGCGTCTGCCGTCCAATCTGGCGGGCGATGTGCAGGCCATGGCCGGCAAGCTGGTCGAAACGCTGCGCACGAAGAGCAAGGGCGGTGGCGTCGAAGGGCTGATCCACGAATTCTCGCTGTCGAGCCAGGAAGGCGTCGCGCTGATGTGCCTCGCCGAAGCACTGTTGCGCATTCCGGATCGCGCCACGCGTGACGCGCTGATCCGCGACAAGATCAGCAAGGGCGACTGGAAGTCGCACGTCGGCCAGGCGCCGTCGCTGTTCGTCAACGCCGCGACGTGGGGCCTGATGATCACCGGCAAACTGGTGGGGACCAACAGTGAGGCGAGCCTCTCGTCGGCGCTTACGCGTCTGATCGGCAAGGGCGGCGAGCCGCTGATCCGCAAGGGCGTCGACATGGCGATGCGCCTGATGGGCGAGCAGTTCGTCACGGGCGAGAACATCTCCGAAGCGCTGGCGAATAGCCGCAAGTACGAAGCACGTGGCTTCCGCTACTCGTACGACATGCTCGGCGAAGCCGCCACCACCGAAGCCGACGCGCAGCGCTATTACGCCTCGTACGAACAGGCGATCCACGCGATCGGTAAGGCGGCCGGCGGCCGCGGCATTTACGAGGGCCCGGGCATTTCCATCAAGCTGTCGGCATTGCACGCACGCTATTCGCGTTCGCAGCAGGAACGCACAATGAGCGAGTTGCTGCCGCGCGTGCGTGCTTTGGCGATCCTCGCGCGCCGCTACGACATCGGCCTGAACATCGACGCCGAAGAAGCCGACCGCCTCGAAATCTCGCTCGATCTGCTCGAAGCGCTGTGCTTCGATCCGGAACTGGCCGGCTGGAACGGCATCGGTTTTGTGGTGCAGGCGTATCAGAAACGCTGCCCGTTCGTGATCGAGTACATCATCGATCTGGCGCGCCGCAGCCGTCACCGCATCATGGTCCGCCTTGTGAAGGGCGCGTACTGGGATACTGAAATCAAGCGTGCGCAAGTGGACGGCCTCGAAGGCTATCCGGTCTACACGCGCAAGATCTACACCGATGTCTCGTACGTTGCCTGTGCGAAGAAGTTGCTCGGCGCGCCGGACGCGGTCTATCCCCAGTTCGCCACGCACAATGCGCACACGCTGTCGGCGATCTATCACCTCGCGGGCAATAACTACTACCCCGGCCAGTACGAGTTCCAGTGCCTGCACGGCATGGGTGAACCGCTATATGAGGAAGTCACCGGCCGCGACAAGCTGAACCGTCCGTGCCGCGTGTATGCACCGGTCGGCACGCATGAAACGTTGCTCGCGTATCTCGTGCGCCGTCTGCTGGAAAACGGCGCGAACACGTCGTTCGTGAATCGCATCGCCGACGAAAATGTCGCGATCAAGGACCTGATCGCCGATCCGGTCGACGAAGCCTCCAAGATCGCCCCGCTCGGCGCACCGCACGCGAAGATTCCGCTGCCGCGCAATCTGTTTGGCGCCGAGCGTCTCAATTCGATGGGCCTCGATCTGTCGAATGAACATCGTCTGGCGTCGCTGTCGTCGGCATTGCTGGCGAGCGCGCATCATCCGTGGCGCGCCGCACCTATGCTCGAAGACAACGAGATCGCCGTCGGCGTCGCACGTGATGTGCGGAACCCGGCCGATCATCGCGACCTCGTCGGTACGGTCGTCGAAGCGACGTCGGAACACGTGAGCGCCGCATTGGCCCACGCGGTCGCCGCCGCACCGATCTGGCAAGCGACACCGGTCGAAGCCCGTGCCGATTGCCTCGCGCGTGCCGCCGATCTGCTCGAAGCGCAGATGCACACGCTGATGGGTCTCGTGGTGCGTGAAGCCGGCAAGTCGCTGGCGAACGCGGTTGCGGAAATCCGCGAAGCGATCGACTTCCTGCGTTACTACTCGACGCAGATCCGCGACGAATTCTCCAACGACACGCACCGCCCGCTCGGTCCGGTGGTGTGTATCAGCCCGTGGAACTTCCCGCTGGCGATTTTCATGGGTCAGGTCGCCGCGGCGCTTGCAGCGGGTAACACCGTGCTCGCGAAGCCGGCTGAACAAACGCCGCTGATTGCCGCGCAAGCCGTGCGTATCCTGCGCGAAGCCGGCGTGCCGGCGGGCGCGGTGCAACTGCTGCCGGGCGACGGCGAAACGGTCGGCGCCGCCTTGGTGGCTGACCCGCGCACCCGTGCGGTGATGTTCACCGGTTCGACCGAAGTCGCGCGTCTGATCAACAAGACGCTCTCGAACCGCCTCGATCCGGAAGGCAAGCCGATTCCGCTAATCGCCGAAACCGGCGGTCAGAACGCGATGATCGTCGATTCGTCGGCGCTCGCGGAACAGGTCGTCGCGGACGTGCTGCAGTCGTCATTCGATTCCGCCGGTCAACGGTGTTCCGCGTTGCGCGTTCTTTGTCTGCAGGAAGATGTTGCGGACCGCACGCTGGAAATGCTGACGGGCGCGATGCGCGAACTGGCAGTGGGCAATCCGGACCGGCTGTCGATCGACGTTGGCCCGGTGATCGATCTCGATGCGAAGCGCGGCATCGACGCGCACGTCGCGGCGATGCGCGAGAAAGGCCGCAAGGTCGAGCAACTGCCGATGCCGGAAGGCGGCGCACAAGGCACGTTTGTTCCGCCGACGCTGATCGAACTCGACAGCATCGACGAATTGAAGCGTGAAGTGTTCGGCCCGGTGCTGCATGTGGTGCGTTTCCGCCGCAGCCAGCTGGACAAGCTGCTCGAGCAGATCCGCACAACGGGTTACGGCCTGACGCTCGGCATCCACACGCGGATCGACGAAACCATTGCCCATGTGATCAGCCGCGCGCATGTCGGCAACATCTATGTGAACCGCAACGTGATCGGCGCCGTGGTGGGGGTTCAGCCGTTCGGCGGTGAAGGTTTGTCGGGCACGGGTCCGAAAGCGGGCGGCGCGCTGTATCTGCAGCGTCTGTTGGCGACGCGTCCGGCAGGGTTGCCGAAGTCGCTGGCGCAGTCTTTGATCGCGGATGTGCCACAAGCCGGCCCGAACGGGGATAATCGCGGCGACAATCCGTCCGCTGCATTGACGGCGCTGCGCGACTGGCTGATCAGCGAACAGCAGCCGGTGCTGGCCGCACGTTGCGACGGTTATCTGTCGCATGTGCCGGCGGGCGCCACTGCGGTATTGTCGGGGCCCACCGGCGAGCGCAACACGTACACGTTGGGCGCGCGCGGCACGGTGCTGTGTATCGCCTCGACGGCGAGCGGTGCGCGCGTGCAGTTTGCCGCGGCGCTGGCTACGGGAAATCGCGCGTTGTTCGAAGGCGCGGCCGGTGAACAATTGGTGTCGCAGTTGCCCGCTGCGTTGAAGTCTTACGCAAGCGTGAAGAAGAGTGCCGATGCGTCGTTCGACGCGGTGCTGTTCGAGGGCGATAGCGACGAACTGCTGGCGCTGGTGAAGGAAGTGGCGAAACGTCCGGGTCCGATCGTCTCCGTGCAGGGCGTCGCGGCTCGCGCGCTGGAAAGCGGCGACGAGGACTACGCGCTCGAGCGTCTGTTGACGGAACGTTCGGTCAGCGTGAATACGGCAGCAGCAGGCGGTAATGCGAATTTGATGACGATCGGTTGA
- a CDS encoding YeiH family protein: MSDTNQTLPTGAAPGKHRSGLSAHGGGLFSTEDWWAVWIGLLVIVIAWGLFASGSSIKWLAVAPAKWSSVTQVVQDIGKHVPNYVALFIAFAVLFGVSLAALKQRVSAFLASFLILFIASALIFTLGAWVNASKYNLEPPLVALALGLLISNVFTLPTWFSAGLRVEFYIKVGIVLLGATLPFTLLVWAGPVAVGQATIVSLVTFFVIFLAGKALGLDRRFAAVLGVGGAVCGVSAAIAIAGAVRAKREQASVAITLVVLWAIVMIFVLPFVSRSLGLSTAVAGAWIGTSEFADAAGIAAAQAYGDFAKQAGGVIAGAPEASLQAFTLMKVVGRDIWIGIWALVLAIVATTRWESQDSGVEAKANAGEIWARFPKFVIGFVIASALVTWIASHYSLADYRKVVTPEFVAPIAALRTWAFTFCFLSIGLTTRLRALSATGLKPFLAFTAGVAVNIAIGYALSAHVFAPYWNSLGQGS, from the coding sequence ATGAGCGATACCAATCAAACCCTGCCGACTGGCGCAGCGCCCGGCAAACACCGCAGTGGCCTTAGCGCGCACGGCGGCGGTCTCTTTTCCACTGAAGACTGGTGGGCCGTCTGGATAGGCCTGCTGGTGATCGTGATCGCCTGGGGGCTGTTCGCCTCGGGCAGCAGCATCAAGTGGCTGGCGGTTGCGCCGGCTAAATGGTCGAGCGTGACGCAAGTCGTGCAGGACATCGGTAAGCATGTGCCGAACTACGTCGCGCTGTTCATCGCGTTCGCCGTGCTATTCGGCGTGAGCCTTGCTGCGTTGAAGCAGCGCGTCAGTGCTTTTCTGGCGTCGTTTCTGATCCTGTTCATCGCGTCGGCGCTGATTTTCACGCTTGGCGCATGGGTCAATGCGTCGAAGTACAACCTTGAGCCACCGCTGGTGGCGCTGGCGCTCGGCCTCCTGATCTCCAACGTGTTCACGCTGCCGACGTGGTTCTCCGCGGGCTTGCGGGTGGAGTTTTATATCAAGGTCGGCATTGTGCTGCTCGGCGCGACACTGCCTTTCACGTTGCTGGTGTGGGCGGGGCCGGTCGCGGTGGGGCAGGCGACCATCGTCTCGCTCGTGACGTTTTTCGTGATCTTCCTTGCCGGCAAGGCGCTTGGCCTCGATCGGCGTTTTGCGGCCGTGCTCGGTGTGGGCGGCGCGGTGTGCGGCGTTTCGGCGGCGATTGCGATTGCCGGCGCGGTGCGGGCCAAGCGCGAACAGGCATCGGTGGCGATCACGCTGGTCGTGCTATGGGCGATCGTGATGATCTTTGTGCTGCCGTTCGTATCGCGCTCTCTGGGCCTCTCGACGGCGGTGGCCGGGGCATGGATCGGCACCTCGGAATTCGCCGACGCCGCGGGCATTGCCGCCGCGCAAGCCTATGGCGACTTCGCGAAGCAAGCGGGCGGCGTGATTGCCGGCGCGCCCGAGGCGTCGCTGCAGGCGTTCACGCTGATGAAGGTGGTTGGCCGCGACATCTGGATCGGTATCTGGGCGCTCGTGCTGGCGATTGTCGCGACGACGCGTTGGGAATCGCAGGACAGCGGTGTCGAAGCCAAGGCCAATGCGGGTGAAATCTGGGCGCGCTTTCCGAAATTCGTGATTGGCTTCGTGATCGCGTCGGCGCTGGTGACGTGGATCGCCAGCCATTACTCGTTGGCTGATTACCGCAAGGTCGTCACGCCCGAATTCGTCGCGCCGATCGCCGCGCTGCGCACATGGGCGTTCACGTTCTGTTTTCTGAGCATTGGGTTGACCACGCGCCTGCGCGCGCTTTCGGCCACCGGCCTGAAACCGTTCCTGGCCTTTACGGCCGGCGTCGCGGTCAATATCGCCATCGGCTACGCGCTGTCCGCGCACGTGTTCGCACCGTACTGGAATAGCTTGGGGCAGGGCTCGTGA
- a CDS encoding primosomal protein N' has product MSEVFVRVALDHPLPTLFDYRCDAPEQVAPGMLVSVPFGKRHVVGLVCEVTTHSDVPTDRLRAVNNVCTACPPVSAEWLALAAFAADYYQRGLGEVALPALPQALRDASRWSRLFAPEERYSLTATGRAALPESLPARAGALRKLASALAEAEFLIAADARALHPKAIATLEAWQAEGWVALEVIEAAEVLAAPASPDTPAPALPTLTDEQAAAVESIRDANGFAPFLLHGVTGSGKTEVYLRALAEILAAKPDAQALVLVPEINLTPQFESAFRTRFAALEGTSIVTLHSGLAEGERARNWFAAHTGRARIVLGTRLAVLASLPKLAIIVVDEEHDPAYKQQEGLRYSARDLAIYRAKQLGLPVVLGSATPSLESWWQADQGRYKRLTLSRRAVAEAVLPTVRLIDLEEERRRGRASVEGLSGPLIAALKARLERGEQSLVFLNRRGYAPQLACDACGWVAGCPRCSAYVVLHKPERALRCHHCGWESRIPRSCPECGNVDIAPMGRGTQRVEETLASAVPGARVLRIDADSTRRKGSAQALFSDVHAGEVDILVGTQMIAKGHDFQRVSLVGVLNADTALFSHDFRASERLFAQLMQVSGRAGRAGLPGEVLVQTRYPRHALYHALGRHDYVGFATSTLGERRDAHLPPFVYQALLRAEGRTLEAALAFLQQAAAALTEIPAAARVTVYDAVPLTIVKVMHVHRAQLLIESASRAALQATLRAWQPMMRGLKGVLRWNLEVDPLDI; this is encoded by the coding sequence GTGAGTGAAGTGTTCGTCCGCGTCGCGCTGGATCATCCGCTGCCGACCTTGTTCGACTACCGCTGCGACGCGCCTGAACAGGTCGCGCCGGGCATGCTGGTAAGCGTGCCGTTCGGCAAGCGGCACGTGGTGGGCCTCGTATGCGAAGTGACCACTCACAGTGACGTGCCTACTGACCGCCTGCGGGCGGTCAACAACGTCTGTACCGCTTGCCCGCCGGTGTCGGCCGAATGGTTGGCGCTCGCCGCCTTCGCTGCCGACTACTATCAGCGCGGCCTCGGAGAAGTAGCCCTGCCCGCTTTGCCGCAAGCCCTGCGTGACGCCTCGCGCTGGTCGCGTCTGTTCGCCCCGGAAGAGCGTTACAGCCTGACGGCGACGGGTCGCGCCGCATTGCCGGAAAGCTTGCCTGCGCGCGCCGGCGCGTTGCGCAAGCTTGCCTCGGCGCTCGCCGAGGCTGAATTTCTGATCGCCGCCGACGCTCGCGCACTTCACCCCAAAGCCATTGCAACCCTGGAAGCATGGCAAGCCGAAGGCTGGGTTGCGCTGGAGGTGATCGAAGCTGCCGAGGTGCTCGCGGCCCCCGCATCGCCGGATACGCCCGCACCCGCCTTGCCGACCCTCACCGACGAACAGGCAGCCGCGGTCGAATCGATCCGCGACGCGAACGGTTTTGCCCCGTTTCTGCTCCACGGCGTGACGGGCAGCGGCAAGACCGAGGTATATCTGCGCGCGCTCGCCGAGATTCTGGCGGCGAAGCCCGACGCGCAGGCACTCGTCCTCGTTCCTGAAATCAATTTGACGCCGCAGTTCGAGTCGGCCTTCCGGACGCGCTTTGCCGCGCTCGAAGGCACATCGATCGTCACGCTGCACAGCGGCCTCGCGGAAGGCGAACGGGCCCGCAACTGGTTCGCCGCGCACACCGGGCGCGCCCGCATTGTGCTCGGTACGCGCCTGGCGGTGCTTGCCTCGCTGCCGAAACTCGCGATCATCGTCGTCGACGAGGAACACGATCCGGCCTACAAGCAGCAGGAAGGCCTGCGCTATTCGGCGCGCGACCTGGCGATCTATCGCGCCAAGCAACTCGGTCTGCCGGTTGTGCTCGGCTCGGCCACGCCGTCGCTGGAAAGCTGGTGGCAGGCGGATCAGGGGCGCTATAAGCGTCTTACCCTGTCGCGCCGTGCCGTCGCCGAGGCTGTACTGCCGACCGTCAGGCTGATCGATCTGGAAGAAGAGCGGCGGCGCGGCCGGGCCTCGGTGGAGGGATTGTCCGGGCCGTTGATCGCGGCGCTGAAGGCGCGGCTCGAGCGCGGCGAGCAGAGCCTCGTGTTTCTCAACCGGCGCGGTTACGCCCCGCAACTCGCCTGCGATGCCTGCGGCTGGGTGGCCGGCTGTCCACGTTGCAGCGCGTACGTGGTGTTGCACAAACCCGAGCGCGCGCTGCGCTGCCACCACTGCGGCTGGGAGTCGCGCATTCCGCGCTCGTGCCCGGAGTGCGGCAATGTCGACATCGCCCCGATGGGACGCGGCACGCAACGCGTCGAAGAAACGCTGGCGAGCGCCGTACCCGGCGCCCGCGTGCTGCGCATCGACGCCGACAGCACGCGCCGCAAAGGCAGCGCGCAGGCGCTGTTCTCCGACGTCCACGCAGGCGAAGTCGACATCCTCGTCGGCACACAGATGATTGCGAAGGGCCACGACTTCCAGCGGGTGTCGCTGGTCGGCGTGCTGAATGCCGACACCGCCTTGTTTTCACACGACTTCCGCGCGAGCGAACGCCTTTTCGCGCAATTGATGCAAGTGAGTGGCCGCGCGGGGCGCGCCGGTTTGCCGGGCGAGGTGCTGGTGCAGACGCGCTATCCGCGCCATGCGCTGTATCACGCGCTGGGGCGGCATGACTACGTGGGCTTTGCCACTTCGACACTGGGCGAGCGGCGCGACGCGCATCTGCCGCCGTTCGTGTATCAGGCTTTGCTGCGCGCCGAAGGCCGCACGCTCGAAGCCGCGCTCGCCTTCCTGCAGCAGGCCGCCGCCGCGCTGACGGAGATCCCGGCCGCCGCGCGCGTGACGGTCTATGACGCCGTGCCGCTTACCATCGTCAAGGTGATGCACGTGCATCGCGCGCAATTGCTGATCGAGAGCGCGTCGCGGGCCGCCTTGCAGGCCACTTTGCGCGCGTGGCAACCGATGATGCGCGGGCTGAAAGGCGTGCTGCGCTGGAATCTCGAAGTCGACCCGCTCGACATCTGA
- the hemE gene encoding uroporphyrinogen decarboxylase: protein MAHKLLNDTFLRALLRQPTDYTPIWLMRQAGRYLPEYNATRGRAGSFLGLAKNPAYATEVTLQPLDRYPLDAAILFSDILTVPDAMGLGLEFVNGEGPKFARPVRTEDDVARLAVPDIDATLRYVTDAVREIRTALTDAQGRQRVPLIGFSGSPWTLACYMVEGGGSADFRTVKSMLYARPDLMQRILDINAKSVAAYLNAQIEAGAQAVMIFDTWGGALADGVYQRFSLQYIQQVVSQLKRDHDGEKVPVITFTKGGGLWLDEIANTGVDAVGLDWTVNLSRARERVGSKVALQGNIDPSVLFAPPASIRMEARAVLDSFGNHPGHVFNLGHGISQFTPPENVAELVDEVHRHSRAIRSGAHAPT, encoded by the coding sequence GTGGCCCATAAACTCCTGAACGACACTTTCCTGCGCGCGCTGCTGCGCCAGCCGACCGACTACACGCCGATCTGGCTGATGCGGCAGGCTGGCCGCTACCTGCCGGAATACAACGCCACGCGAGGTCGTGCGGGCAGTTTCCTCGGTCTGGCGAAGAACCCGGCGTACGCAACAGAGGTCACGCTGCAGCCGCTCGATCGCTATCCGCTCGACGCCGCGATCCTGTTCTCCGACATCCTGACGGTGCCGGACGCCATGGGTCTGGGTCTTGAGTTCGTTAACGGCGAGGGTCCGAAATTCGCCCGGCCGGTGCGTACGGAAGACGATGTAGCGCGCCTCGCGGTGCCGGATATCGACGCCACGCTGCGCTACGTGACCGACGCGGTGCGTGAAATCCGCACCGCACTCACCGACGCGCAAGGCCGCCAACGTGTGCCGCTGATCGGCTTTTCAGGCAGCCCGTGGACACTCGCGTGCTACATGGTCGAAGGCGGCGGGTCAGCGGACTTCCGCACGGTCAAATCGATGCTGTACGCGCGCCCAGACCTGATGCAGCGCATTCTCGACATCAACGCGAAGTCGGTTGCGGCCTATCTGAATGCGCAGATCGAAGCCGGCGCGCAAGCCGTGATGATTTTCGACACGTGGGGCGGGGCGCTCGCGGACGGCGTCTACCAGCGCTTCTCATTGCAGTACATCCAGCAGGTCGTGAGTCAGTTGAAACGCGATCACGACGGCGAAAAAGTGCCGGTGATCACCTTCACGAAGGGCGGCGGGTTATGGCTCGACGAGATCGCCAATACCGGTGTGGATGCGGTCGGTCTCGACTGGACCGTGAACCTGAGCCGGGCCCGTGAGCGCGTGGGTAGCAAGGTGGCGCTGCAGGGCAATATCGATCCTTCGGTGCTGTTTGCGCCGCCGGCTTCGATTCGCATGGAGGCGCGCGCCGTGCTCGACAGCTTCGGGAATCATCCTGGCCACGTCTTCAATCTCGGCCATGGCATTTCGCAGTTCACGCCGCCTGAAAACGTTGCCGAACTCGTCGACGAAGTACATCGTCATAGCCGCGCGATTCGAAGCGGCGCGCATGCACCAACCTGA
- a CDS encoding transporter substrate-binding domain-containing protein, with protein sequence MNKAALALLGVLASVLMHAGVAQAQTSAPAAAPSRLDDILARGTLRACTTGDYKPYSFYKADGQFEGIDIDMTESLAKSLGVKAEFVKTSWPNLMNDFVAKCDIGVGGVSPTLERQKRAFFTQAYMIDGKTPIVRCDDVNKYQTVAQIDQPATRVIVNPGGTNERFAKQYFPHANLTVYPDNVTIFKQILAGKADVMVTDASETLLQQKLNPGLCSVHPDKPFQYGEKAWLLPRGDVAFQQYVDQWLHLARATGEYQAISDKWLK encoded by the coding sequence ATGAATAAGGCAGCACTCGCATTGCTCGGCGTTTTGGCCAGTGTTTTGATGCATGCAGGCGTGGCCCAGGCGCAGACCAGCGCCCCTGCCGCGGCGCCCTCGCGGCTCGACGACATCCTCGCGCGCGGCACGCTGCGCGCCTGTACGACCGGCGACTACAAACCTTATTCGTTTTACAAGGCAGACGGGCAGTTCGAGGGCATCGATATCGACATGACCGAGTCGCTCGCCAAATCGCTTGGCGTGAAGGCGGAATTCGTCAAGACGTCGTGGCCGAACCTGATGAACGACTTCGTGGCGAAATGCGATATCGGCGTGGGCGGCGTCTCGCCGACGCTCGAGCGCCAGAAGCGCGCTTTTTTCACCCAGGCGTACATGATCGACGGCAAAACGCCGATCGTCCGGTGTGACGACGTCAACAAGTACCAGACCGTGGCGCAGATCGATCAACCGGCAACTCGCGTGATCGTTAATCCGGGCGGCACCAACGAGCGCTTCGCCAAACAGTATTTCCCGCATGCGAACCTGACCGTCTATCCGGACAACGTGACGATCTTCAAACAGATCCTCGCCGGCAAGGCCGACGTGATGGTGACGGATGCGTCGGAGACCCTGCTGCAGCAGAAGCTGAATCCGGGTCTTTGCTCGGTGCATCCGGACAAGCCTTTCCAGTATGGTGAGAAGGCCTGGTTGCTGCCACGCGGCGACGTGGCGTTCCAGCAATACGTCGATCAATGGTTGCACCTTGCGCGAGCAACCGGCGAGTATCAGGCGATCTCGGATAAATGGCTGAAGTAA